Genomic window (Chryseobacterium sp. H1D6B):
TTTCATCAATTGTGAATTTCATCTTTTGTATTTTTCTGCTAATTTAAAAATTTATCATACATCTTTTTGATTTTTTATCACCGCTGAATACATCATATCTCCTCTGTAAATAGATGTTCTTTCCCCAAGCTTTTTTATCTTATTAAGACCAACTAACGCAAAAAGTTCTTTTAATTTTTTTAAAGGTATTGGAAACGGAACCCATGGATTAGAATTTTGAGTATCATATTCAATAATAATAAATTTTCCGTCAGGCTTTAGACAACGCAACAAGTTATGAATCAGTTTTTCTTGATCTGAAACATAATGAAGTGAATTAGCCATTAAAATCCCATCTAAATCTTTAAACTCAAAACTTACATCCTCAAAATCACTGTAGATGAATTGAATATCCACTGCTGTATTTCCCGATTCTAGGTACTGATAGGTTTTGTCAACTGCATAAATCTTACTTCCTTGAGCTAAAAATTCAGCTAAGGCGTTCGTAAACAATCCATTTCCACATCCTAAATCAATCCACTTTTCAACGGATTTTTCTTTAGAAAATGCATCAATGATTAATTCTTCGGCTTCAGATCTATTCAAAATATTTCTTTTAATCTACTTACTTATTTGAAATTTCAAAGATATCATAAAACAGTCTGGATATTGTTTCTTCACAGTGAATATAATGAATACAACAGATACATTTTTTCTATAGATTTCAGAGCAGGCATAAAAAAAGCTCTCATTTCTGAGAGCTTATTCTATTTAATTAAAGTTGATATTATTCTTTGATAAATTTCTTCTGAATAGATTTGTCACCGTCTTCAATAGCAATTACATATACTCCATTGATCAGCCTGCTTACGTCAATTTTATTATTCAACAAGATTCCGCTTGATATAAGCTGTCCTGCTGCGTTGTAAAGTTTATAATTAGCTTTTTTGCTGATGTTCTTCACATATAATACTGAACTTACCGGGTTAGGATAAATTAAGATATCATCTTGGTTAA
Coding sequences:
- a CDS encoding class I SAM-dependent methyltransferase; its protein translation is MNRSEAEELIIDAFSKEKSVEKWIDLGCGNGLFTNALAEFLAQGSKIYAVDKTYQYLESGNTAVDIQFIYSDFEDVSFEFKDLDGILMANSLHYVSDQEKLIHNLLRCLKPDGKFIIIEYDTQNSNPWVPFPIPLKKLKELFALVGLNKIKKLGERTSIYRGDMMYSAVIKNQKDV